A region from the Triticum aestivum cultivar Chinese Spring chromosome 3D, IWGSC CS RefSeq v2.1, whole genome shotgun sequence genome encodes:
- the LOC123076772 gene encoding probable fatty acyl-CoA reductase 5 isoform X3: MIGEMDADSVVGYFRGKSILITGSTGFLGKVLVEKILRVQPDVKKLYLLIRAPDAESAKLRIQTEIIGREIFHVLKEKHGVQFNNFIEEKICPLVGDIIYENFGLDNVQLEELSKDIDVIVNGAATTNFFERYDVAFDVNVLGVKHVCAFGAKCPKLKMFLHVSTAYVAGEQEGIIPEKPILMGETLKVGTHLDIESELILVKDTMLELKASCSTEKDGRKTMKELGFKRARHFGWPNTYVFTKAMGEMIMGNLPIDFPVVIIRPSIITSTLKEPLPGWMEGIKTIDSVVIGYAKQTLPFFLVDLDLIMDVIPGDMVVNAMMVAMAAHSEDQQYFNDNPPCTGRNGERVRLKKMRFFSTVIWFKLYMAVKYMLPLEMLRLVNIALCGVFSRRYNELSRKFRFMMQLSELYAPYTLFKGCFDDINLDKLRMGMNKDNQNNNGAYYFDFDPKYIDWGDYFYNVHIPGVLKYTRD; the protein is encoded by the exons ATGATCGGTGAAATGGATGCGGACAGTGTTGTAGGATATTTCAGGGGCAAGAGTATCCTCATCACTGGTTCAACTGGCTTCCTAGGCAAAG TGCTCGTAGAGAAGATACTGAGGGTTCAGCCTGATGTGAAGAAGCTCTACCTCTTGATTCGGGCCCCTGATGCTGAATCCGCGAAGCTTCGAATTCAGACTGAG ATCATAGGTCGGGAGATCTTTCACGTGCTAAAAGAAAAACATGGTGTGCAGTTTAATAATTTCATTGAAGAAAAGATATGTCCTCTGGTGGGAGATATCATTTATGAAAACTTTGGACTAGACAATGTCCAGCTCGAGGAATTGTCCAAGGACATAGATGTCATTGTCAACGGAGCTGCAACTACAAATTTCTTTGAAAG ATATGATGTAGCTTTCGATGTGAATGTCTTGGGAGTGAAGCACGTCTGCGCATTTGGAGCGAAATGTCCTAAACTCAAGATGTTTCTTCATGTTTCAACTG CGTATGTAGCTGGTGAACAAGAGGGGATAATACCAGAGAAGCCGATCTTGATGGGCGAGACCCTAAAGGTGGGCACACATCTGGACATCGAGTCCGAGTTAATTTTAGTCAAGGATACCATGCTAGAACTAAAAGCTAGCTGTTCCACGGAAAAGGATGGGAGGAAAACCATGAAGGAGCTTGGCTTCAAGAG GGCACGACACTTCGGGTGGCCAAACACCTATGTCTTCACCAAGGCAATGGGGGAGATGATTATGGGGAACCTACCAATAGACTTTCCGGTTGTCATCATCCGCCCGAGCATTATAACCAGCACCCTCAAAGAGCCATTGCCTGGATGGATGGAAGGAATCAA GACAATCGACTCGGTGGTCATCGGATACGCCAAGCAGACCTTGCCCTTCTTCCTAGTCGACCTAGATTTAATAATGGATGTG ATTCCAGGGGACATGGTGGTCAATGCTATGATGGTTGCCATGGCAGCACACTCAGAGGATCAGCAG TACTTCAATGACAACCCCCCATGCACGGGAAGGAATGGTGAACGTGTTCGGCTGAAGAAGATGCGGTTCTTCAGCACTGTCATATGGTTCAAGCTGTACATGGCCGTCAAATACATGCTTCCCCTCGAG ATGCTTCGCCTAGTGAACATTGCACTTTGCGGTGTTTTCTCACGGAGATACAATGAACTTAGCAGAAAATTCAGATTCATGATGCAGTTGAGCGAATTATATGCACCCTACACGTTGTTCAAAGGGTG CTTTGATGACATCAACTTGGATAAGCTCAGGATGGGGATGAACAAGGACAATCAAAATAACAATGGAGCGTATTACTTTGATTTTGATCCCAAGTACATTGACTGGGGCGATTATTTCTACAATGTTCACATCCCTGGTGTGCTCAAATACACGCGTGATTGA
- the LOC123076772 gene encoding fatty acyl-CoA reductase 1 isoform X2, translating into MIGEMDADSVVGYFRGKSILITGSTGFLGKVLVEKILRVQPDVKKLYLLIRAPDAESAKLRIQTEIIGREIFHVLKEKHGVQFNNFIEEKICPLVGDIIYENFGLDNVQLEELSKDIDVIVNGAATTNFFERYDVAFDVNVLGVKHVCAFGAKCPKLKMFLHVSTAYVAGEQEGIIPEKPILMGETLKVGTHLDIESELILVKDTMLELKASCSTEKDGRKTMKELGFKRARHFGWPNTYVFTKAMGEMIMGNLPIDFPVVIIRPSIITSTLKEPLPGWMEGIKTIDSVVIGYAKQTLPFFLVDLDLIMDVIPGDMVVNAMMVAMAAHSEDQQVQVIYHVTSSMRNPAPYSILWKSLFQYFNDNPPCTGRNGERVRLKKMRFFSTVIWFKLYMAVKYMLPLEMLRLVNIALCGVFSRRYNELSRKFRFMMQLSELYAPYTLFKGCFDDINLDKLRMGMNKDNQNNNGAYYFDFDPKYIDWGDYFYNVHIPGVLKYTRD; encoded by the exons ATGATCGGTGAAATGGATGCGGACAGTGTTGTAGGATATTTCAGGGGCAAGAGTATCCTCATCACTGGTTCAACTGGCTTCCTAGGCAAAG TGCTCGTAGAGAAGATACTGAGGGTTCAGCCTGATGTGAAGAAGCTCTACCTCTTGATTCGGGCCCCTGATGCTGAATCCGCGAAGCTTCGAATTCAGACTGAG ATCATAGGTCGGGAGATCTTTCACGTGCTAAAAGAAAAACATGGTGTGCAGTTTAATAATTTCATTGAAGAAAAGATATGTCCTCTGGTGGGAGATATCATTTATGAAAACTTTGGACTAGACAATGTCCAGCTCGAGGAATTGTCCAAGGACATAGATGTCATTGTCAACGGAGCTGCAACTACAAATTTCTTTGAAAG ATATGATGTAGCTTTCGATGTGAATGTCTTGGGAGTGAAGCACGTCTGCGCATTTGGAGCGAAATGTCCTAAACTCAAGATGTTTCTTCATGTTTCAACTG CGTATGTAGCTGGTGAACAAGAGGGGATAATACCAGAGAAGCCGATCTTGATGGGCGAGACCCTAAAGGTGGGCACACATCTGGACATCGAGTCCGAGTTAATTTTAGTCAAGGATACCATGCTAGAACTAAAAGCTAGCTGTTCCACGGAAAAGGATGGGAGGAAAACCATGAAGGAGCTTGGCTTCAAGAG GGCACGACACTTCGGGTGGCCAAACACCTATGTCTTCACCAAGGCAATGGGGGAGATGATTATGGGGAACCTACCAATAGACTTTCCGGTTGTCATCATCCGCCCGAGCATTATAACCAGCACCCTCAAAGAGCCATTGCCTGGATGGATGGAAGGAATCAA GACAATCGACTCGGTGGTCATCGGATACGCCAAGCAGACCTTGCCCTTCTTCCTAGTCGACCTAGATTTAATAATGGATGTG ATTCCAGGGGACATGGTGGTCAATGCTATGATGGTTGCCATGGCAGCACACTCAGAGGATCAGCAGGTGCAAGTCATCTACCATGTAACATCGTCGATGCGGAACCCGGCACCTTATTCCATCCTTTGGAAGTCTCTCTTTCAGTACTTCAATGACAACCCCCCATGCACGGGAAGGAATGGTGAACGTGTTCGGCTGAAGAAGATGCGGTTCTTCAGCACTGTCATATGGTTCAAGCTGTACATGGCCGTCAAATACATGCTTCCCCTCGAG ATGCTTCGCCTAGTGAACATTGCACTTTGCGGTGTTTTCTCACGGAGATACAATGAACTTAGCAGAAAATTCAGATTCATGATGCAGTTGAGCGAATTATATGCACCCTACACGTTGTTCAAAGGGTG CTTTGATGACATCAACTTGGATAAGCTCAGGATGGGGATGAACAAGGACAATCAAAATAACAATGGAGCGTATTACTTTGATTTTGATCCCAAGTACATTGACTGGGGCGATTATTTCTACAATGTTCACATCCCTGGTGTGCTCAAATACACGCGTGATTGA
- the LOC123076772 gene encoding fatty acyl-CoA reductase 1 isoform X1 has protein sequence MIGEMDADSVVGYFRGKSILITGSTGFLGKVLVEKILRVQPDVKKLYLLIRAPDAESAKLRIQTEIIGREIFHVLKEKHGVQFNNFIEEKICPLVGDIIYENFGLDNVQLEELSKDIDVIVNGAATTNFFERYDVAFDVNVLGVKHVCAFGAKCPKLKMFLHVSTAYVAGEQEGIIPEKPILMGETLKVGTHLDIESELILVKDTMLELKASCSTEKDGRKTMKELGFKRARHFGWPNTYVFTKAMGEMIMGNLPIDFPVVIIRPSIITSTLKEPLPGWMEGIKTIDSVVIGYAKQTLPFFLVDLDLIMDVVSLFMNWQPKFGMKLGEAHSEDQQVQVIYHVTSSMRNPAPYSILWKSLFQYFNDNPPCTGRNGERVRLKKMRFFSTVIWFKLYMAVKYMLPLEMLRLVNIALCGVFSRRYNELSRKFRFMMQLSELYAPYTLFKGCFDDINLDKLRMGMNKDNQNNNGAYYFDFDPKYIDWGDYFYNVHIPGVLKYTRD, from the exons ATGATCGGTGAAATGGATGCGGACAGTGTTGTAGGATATTTCAGGGGCAAGAGTATCCTCATCACTGGTTCAACTGGCTTCCTAGGCAAAG TGCTCGTAGAGAAGATACTGAGGGTTCAGCCTGATGTGAAGAAGCTCTACCTCTTGATTCGGGCCCCTGATGCTGAATCCGCGAAGCTTCGAATTCAGACTGAG ATCATAGGTCGGGAGATCTTTCACGTGCTAAAAGAAAAACATGGTGTGCAGTTTAATAATTTCATTGAAGAAAAGATATGTCCTCTGGTGGGAGATATCATTTATGAAAACTTTGGACTAGACAATGTCCAGCTCGAGGAATTGTCCAAGGACATAGATGTCATTGTCAACGGAGCTGCAACTACAAATTTCTTTGAAAG ATATGATGTAGCTTTCGATGTGAATGTCTTGGGAGTGAAGCACGTCTGCGCATTTGGAGCGAAATGTCCTAAACTCAAGATGTTTCTTCATGTTTCAACTG CGTATGTAGCTGGTGAACAAGAGGGGATAATACCAGAGAAGCCGATCTTGATGGGCGAGACCCTAAAGGTGGGCACACATCTGGACATCGAGTCCGAGTTAATTTTAGTCAAGGATACCATGCTAGAACTAAAAGCTAGCTGTTCCACGGAAAAGGATGGGAGGAAAACCATGAAGGAGCTTGGCTTCAAGAG GGCACGACACTTCGGGTGGCCAAACACCTATGTCTTCACCAAGGCAATGGGGGAGATGATTATGGGGAACCTACCAATAGACTTTCCGGTTGTCATCATCCGCCCGAGCATTATAACCAGCACCCTCAAAGAGCCATTGCCTGGATGGATGGAAGGAATCAA GACAATCGACTCGGTGGTCATCGGATACGCCAAGCAGACCTTGCCCTTCTTCCTAGTCGACCTAGATTTAATAATGGATGTGGTGAGCTTGTTCATGAATTGGCAACCAAAATTTGGAATGAAACTTGGTGAAG CACACTCAGAGGATCAGCAGGTGCAAGTCATCTACCATGTAACATCGTCGATGCGGAACCCGGCACCTTATTCCATCCTTTGGAAGTCTCTCTTTCAGTACTTCAATGACAACCCCCCATGCACGGGAAGGAATGGTGAACGTGTTCGGCTGAAGAAGATGCGGTTCTTCAGCACTGTCATATGGTTCAAGCTGTACATGGCCGTCAAATACATGCTTCCCCTCGAG ATGCTTCGCCTAGTGAACATTGCACTTTGCGGTGTTTTCTCACGGAGATACAATGAACTTAGCAGAAAATTCAGATTCATGATGCAGTTGAGCGAATTATATGCACCCTACACGTTGTTCAAAGGGTG CTTTGATGACATCAACTTGGATAAGCTCAGGATGGGGATGAACAAGGACAATCAAAATAACAATGGAGCGTATTACTTTGATTTTGATCCCAAGTACATTGACTGGGGCGATTATTTCTACAATGTTCACATCCCTGGTGTGCTCAAATACACGCGTGATTGA